The Blastocatellia bacterium nucleotide sequence AGGCCGACATCTTGCAAACGGCGGTCGCCCGTCCCCGGGTGACGGAAACAACTGCGCTGGGAGCGGCGTTTCTGGCTGGTCTGGCCGTCGGCATGTGGAAAAGCACGGACGAACTGACATCCCTGTGGGAAGCCGACAAGGTCTTCTCCCCCGTGATGTCCCGGGCCGAGATCGAGCGCCTCTACGCCCGCTGGCAGGACGCGGTCAGGCGTGCTTCTGACTGGGCCGAAAAGGAGAAGTGATGGGCGAGCGGCTTATGTTGGGACTAACGCTCGGTCATTTTCAGATCATTCGACAGATCGGACGCGGCGGACAGGGAGAAGCCTACCTGGCGCTCGACACCCAGTTGAACCGCCCTGTGGTGATCAAAGTCCTTCCCACCGACCTCATCGGCAACGGACAAGCGCGCGAGCGTTTCTTGAGCGAAGCACGATTGGCCTCGCAACTGAATCACCCGAACATCTGCTCGATCTATGAAGTGGACGAGGTGGATGACCGCCTCTTCATCGTCATGCCCTATATCGAGGGGCGCACGCTGAAGGACGTCGTTGGGGGCCGGCCACTGCCGCAAGAAACGGCTCTGGCCATTGCGCTGCAACTGGCCGACGCGCTCTGCGAAGCGCACGAGCGCGGCATCCTTCACCGGGACATTAAATCGTCGAACATTCTGCTGACGGAGAAAGGGCGTGCCGTGCTCCTCGATTTCGGTCTGGCGACGCGGCAACCCGCTCGCCCCGAAAGCCCCGAAATTGAGGGTCAGAAACATCTGCCGTTTGGCACCCCCAGTTATATGTCCCCCGAACACGTCGCCGGTCGCGTCACCGATGCGCGGAGTGACATCTTCTCTTTCGGCGTCGTGCTCTATGAGATGGTGACCGGCCGACGTCCCTTCACCGGGAAGACGACCGCCGAGATCATGGAGGCGATTGTTCACCACGAGCCTGTTCCGGCGCGGACGCTCCGGCCCGATCTTGATCCGGCGCTCGAAGCCATCATTCACCGGGCACTGGCCAAGGATCCCGCCGAGCGATATCAGTCCATCGAGGAAATGCGGAGGGATTTAAGCGAGGTTGCGACACGAATGGGCCTCGGAGACACAAGCGGCGTTCGCGCGCTCCTTTTTGAAGTCGCCCGACGGGAAAAGCGGAACAAACGTTTGCTGATTCTCTCGGCGGTGTCGCTCCTGGCCATAGTCGTTCTCATCAGCGGCTGGTTTCTTCTCTCTCCCCGATTCTTTCCGAAAAATGAGCCAGCCATTGCACCGGCTCCTCGCGTGCGAACAGCCGCCATTCTTCCCTTCCGCAATCTCAAGGATGATCCGGCCAGCGATTACATCGGCTATGCGCTGGCCGACGGCCTGATCAACAATCTCGCCTACGTGCGCCACCTGATCGTTCGCCCGACGGCTGCCGTGGAGAAATACCGCCATCAGCCGATTGATATTCAGCGGGTGAGTCGTGAGCTGAAAGTGGACACCATCGTGAGCGGGACCTTCATCAAAGAGGGTTCCGAACTTCGCATCCATGCCCAGCTCATTGATGTGCCCTCGAATGCCCTGCTCTGGAGCGACATGATTCGGGTTCGCTCGGAGAATTTGCTCTCGCTTCAGGACCTGATCACCAAACAGATCGTGCGGGAGCTGCAACTTCATCTGACGCAGGAGGAGCAGGAGCGGTTGCGCCGGGATACGCCCCGCAACGCACAAGGCTACGAATCTTTCCTGCGGAGCAAAGGGTTGGGACTGCGCACCGAAGAAAGCGAGCGGGCGATTGCTTTGCTGGAGAAATCGGTGGCCCTCGATCCCGGATATGCGCCGGCCTGGGTGGAACTGGGCTGGCGCTATCGGCAACGCAGCCTCTTTGGTTTGGGCAATCGTTCCTACTATGAAAAGGCCGAAGCTGCCGGGCGCCGTGCCCTTGACCTTAATCCGGATTCACTGGGAGCGATGGTCCTACTGGCCTATCTTTACACCGACGAAGGCCGAATCGAGGACGCGGTGATGCTTCTTGATCGGGCACGCCAGATCAGTCCCAACTCCCCGGAACCTTACGAAGGCCTGCGCTACGCCTATCGCTACGCTGGGCTGCTGGAAGAATCACTCGCCGCCTCGGAAACCGCCCAACGCCTCGATCCGACGTTTTTTGAGAGACCCATCAATTACGTCAACCACGCGCTCCTTTATCTCGGTCGCTACCGGCAATTCATCGAAGCTATACCGCAACGGGATGCCCCCCTGTGCTATTTCTATCGTGGGTTCGCCTTCTTTCATCTGGGCGACACCTCGAGCGCTCTGACCG carries:
- a CDS encoding protein kinase, with amino-acid sequence MGERLMLGLTLGHFQIIRQIGRGGQGEAYLALDTQLNRPVVIKVLPTDLIGNGQARERFLSEARLASQLNHPNICSIYEVDEVDDRLFIVMPYIEGRTLKDVVGGRPLPQETALAIALQLADALCEAHERGILHRDIKSSNILLTEKGRAVLLDFGLATRQPARPESPEIEGQKHLPFGTPSYMSPEHVAGRVTDARSDIFSFGVVLYEMVTGRRPFTGKTTAEIMEAIVHHEPVPARTLRPDLDPALEAIIHRALAKDPAERYQSIEEMRRDLSEVATRMGLGDTSGVRALLFEVARREKRNKRLLILSAVSLLAIVVLISGWFLLSPRFFPKNEPAIAPAPRVRTAAILPFRNLKDDPASDYIGYALADGLINNLAYVRHLIVRPTAAVEKYRHQPIDIQRVSRELKVDTIVSGTFIKEGSELRIHAQLIDVPSNALLWSDMIRVRSENLLSLQDLITKQIVRELQLHLTQEEQERLRRDTPRNAQGYESFLRSKGLGLRTEESERAIALLEKSVALDPGYAPAWVELGWRYRQRSLFGLGNRSYYEKAEAAGRRALDLNPDSLGAMVLLAYLYTDEGRIEDAVMLLDRARQISPNSPEPYEGLRYAYRYAGLLEESLAASETAQRLDPTFFERPINYVNHALLYLGRYRQFIEAIPQRDAPLCYFYRGFAFFHLGDTSSALTELNRAIHSDPGNVFSYLAEALKARIEDRPDRGLRILRFLERRRENQGIPDGEMSYKIAQLYAQLGDVSSAVRMLERAIAQGFVCYPY